gtgtgtgtgtgtgtgtgtgtgtgtgtgtgtgtgtgtgtgtgtgtgtgtgtgtgtgtgtgtgtgtgtgtgtgtgtgtgtgtgtgtgtgtgtgtgtcagtcagtcagtcagtcagtcagtcagtcagtcaagctgAGGCTGAGGTAGGAAGCCCCTTGCTGCCTGTGTGGTGACAGCTTCCTCTGTTACAGGTGCCAGGTTGGTGTCTAGTAACAGGACTCCCTCCGTGCATCCTTGGTGCAGCCCCAGGGTTCCTGCAGGACCACTCCTGGCCTGGAGCAGTGTTGCAATGGAGGGTGCGAGGccaggcagcagcaggaggaagagccgGGAGCAGTGGCTGACCCCAGGCACGAGGACTTACACTTGTGACCACTGTGGGAAAGTGTGCTCCATCAAGGCTGCCATTGCTAGACATGTCTCTCCCATGCCAGCAAAACAAGGTGGGGAGGCAAGAGTGACCCCACTGAACACATTGGCAGCAGAAACTACAAGTATGACCACTGCAGGAAGACATTTGCCAAAAGAGTGGTGTTGCcacacacatcctgacccacactggggagaggATGTTCCAGTGTCTGGAGTGTGGAAAAAGATTTACCAAGAAAAGTAGTCTTAACTCgcacatcctgacccacactggggagagaaagttccagtgcctggagtgtgggaaaagatttacctACAACAGTGATCTTAGCAaacacatcctgacccacattggggagagaaagttccagtgccttGAGGGTGGGAAAAGATTTGCCTGG
This sequence is a window from Portunus trituberculatus isolate SZX2019 chromosome 34, ASM1759143v1, whole genome shotgun sequence. Protein-coding genes within it:
- the LOC123512817 gene encoding gastrula zinc finger protein XlCGF49.1-like, with the translated sequence MFQCLECGKRFTKKSSLNSHILTHTGERKFQCLECGKRFTYNSDLSKHILTHIGERKFQCLEGGKRFAWKGNLDTHILTHTGERKLQCLECEKRFTQKSDLDRLNLTHTRKRNIQCLKCGTRFTYPER